CGGTGGCACGGACACGTACGAGGTTGTGATCGAAAACGGCGCCTGCACGGTCTCGCCGTCGGCCGACCGCGACCCCAAGCTGAGCCTCACGATGGGCCCTGTCGAGTTCCTCAAGGTCGTGTCCGGCGCCGGCAACCCGGTGATGATGTTCATGACCGGCAAGCTGAAGGCCAAGGGCGACCTGGGCCTGGCCGCCAACATCGCCAACCTGTTCGACATCCCCAAGGGCTGACATGTCCGAATTCTCGCTCGACCTGAACGAGGAACAGCGGGACCTGCGGGACTGGGTGCACGGCTTCGCGAAGGAGGTCGTGCGCCCGGCCGCCGCCGAGTGGGACGC
The window above is part of the Phytohabitans houttuyneae genome. Proteins encoded here:
- a CDS encoding SCP2 sterol-binding domain-containing protein, whose product is MTDFDLSDFSSVDPKQFAQIVKSVPDSKIQEVMSSDARGKVLDEVFGRMPTLFRPDRAGSTNAVIHWNITGRPDGGTDTYEVVIENGACTVSPSADRDPKLSLTMGPVEFLKVVSGAGNPVMMFMTGKLKAKGDLGLAANIANLFDIPKG